Genomic window (Hydrogenimonas cancrithermarum):
CACACGAGATCGGGGTCATTATGGACTGGGTACCGTCGCACTTCGTGACCGACGGCCATGGGCTCATCAATTTCGACGGTACCTGCCTCTACGAGCATGAAGACCCGCGCCTTGGGTATCACCCGGAATGGAGCAGCGCCATCTTCAACTACGGAAGAAACGAGGTGCGCGCCTTTTTGATCTCGAGTGCAATGTATTGGCTCGAAAAGTACCACATCGATGGCATTCGCGTCGATGCGGTCGCGTCGATGCTCTACCTCAACTATGCCCGGAAAGATGGTGAGTGGCTTCCAAACAAGTATGGCGGTAACGAAAATCTCGATGCGATCGACTTTTTGAAACAGCTCAACGAGACGGTCTATGGGGCGTACCAGGATATCGTGATGATCGCGGAGGAGTCAACGGCATATCCGATGGTGACACGCCCTGTCTATCTTGGAGGCCTGGGGTTCGGTTTCAAATGGAACATGGGATGGATGCACGATACGCTCAAATATTTCAAGCTCGACCCGATTCACCGACAGCACCATCATCACCAGATCACCTTCAGCATGTGGTATGCCTTCGACGAAAACTTCGTGCTGCCGCTCAGCCACGACGAGGTGGTCCATATGAAAGGCTCGCTCATCAACAAGATGCCAGGCGACGAAAATCAGAAATTCGCCAACCTTCGCGCACTCTTCGCCTACATGACGGCACATCCGGGTAAAAAACTGCTCTTTATGGGTGGGGAGTTCGGCCAATGGCGTGAATGGAACTACAAGGAGAGCCTCGACTGGCATCTTCTGGAAAAACCGTGCCATCGAGGGCTTCAGAAGCTCGTCAGCGACCTCAATGGCCTCTATAGGAGCGAGCGGGCGCTTCATCTCTACGACGAGAAACATGCCGGATTCGAGTGGATCGACGCCAACGACTACCAGCACAATGTCCTCAGCTTCATCCGAAAAAGCGATATCGATGAAGAGACGATTCTGGTCGTTTGCAACTTTGCAGATACGGTCTACGAGAACTACCGTGTCGGTGTGCCCTTTTCCGGTCTTTGGAAGGAGATCTTCAACTCGCAGTACAAAACCTACGAGGGATGGGATATCACCAATCCCGAACCGATACATACGGATCCGATCGAAGCCCATGGAAGAGAGCATTCACTGAGTCTGCGCCTTCCGGCGCTTGGGGTCTCTTATTTCAAACTGATTTAATATGAAAAGGTTTGGGAGGTCTGCAGATATTCGTGCGCCATATAGCTGCTGCGGGTGTAGGGCGAACTCTTGATGTAGCGGTAGCCCATGGCCATGCCTGCCTGGCGGTAGAAGTCGAAGAGGGCGGGTTCCACAAATTCCACGACGGGTGTGTGGCGGCGGCTCGGTGCCAGATACTGGCCGATACTCAGCAGTCTACATCCCGTCTTCAGAATATCCTCCATCGTTTCCAGAACCTCCTCTTTTCTCTCCCCCAGTCCCAGCATGATCCCGCTTTTGGTGGCGATATCGGGATTTGCCGAGGAGAGATTTTTTAAAACACGCAGTGACCGTTCATAGTCGGCCCCTTTGCGAATATGGTAGAGGCGGGGGATCGTTTCGATGTTGTGCCCGACGATCTCCGCGCCGCTGCGGGCGGCCGTTTCGATCGCCTTTTCGTCTTCATGGAAGTCGGGAACGAGAATTTCGACGACGATCGTTGGGTCGAGGGTTTTGATGGCTTTTACCGTTTGGCCGAAATGGCCGGCGCCTCCGTCGGGCAGGTCGTCACGGGTGGGACTGGTGACGACGACATGCCTTAGTCCCATCTGTCCTACGGTTTCGGCCACCCGTTGCGGTTCGTCGGGATCGGGTGGAAGAGGCCTCTTTTTCGTTACGTTGCAGAAGGTGCAGCCACGGGTGCAGAGGTGGCCCAGGATCAGAAAGGTCGCCACTCTTTTCGAAAAGCACTCCGCGATATTGGGACAGAGCGCCTCCTGGCAGATCGTGTGAAGGCCGCTGCCGGCGATCATGGTTTCGACCTCTCTCATCATACTGGGAGTGATCTTTTTTTGGAGCCATTCAGGCTTTTTCTGAAGGTTCTTTTCCATCGATGTTCCATTCTGCGGTTTTGTATTTTGTTTCGAAGAGACGGTCGGCGAGATCCTCTTCCTCTCTTTGCATCGTATCTTCGAAGAGGTCGGCATCCATCGCTTTGCCGAAAGCTTCGATCAGGAGAGGCGTCAGATCTTCGTCGCACCTCACGACCCCGAGAGTTTCGAGCGATAGACTCTCTCCGAAACCGGAAGCCTCCGCGAAGAGAGTTTCGAAACGCTCTTTGTCGTACCGAAGAGGGATGGAGCCGTGCTGGAGCATGGCGGTGCGGGTGTGGCGCTGGGCATTGCCCCCGATCTTTCTCTCCCCGACGACGATGTCGTACGCCTCCCTTCCGGCGAGGCAGATCGGAGACCGGCGCTCCGGTAGCCCTTCCTGGGCGGCGAAACCGGCGGGCAGCCCCAGTTTTTCGTAAAAACGGATCAGAAACTGGCAGAGGAGGCGATAGCTCTCTTTGACACCGTGTCGCTTCGCGAAGGCCGCGGGGAGAACGATGCTGTAGGAGATGTCGCCCCCGTGGACCAGTATGCCGCCTCCCGTGATGCGCCGGACCCCCTCGACGCCGTACTTTTTCATGGAGTCGAGATCGAGAGCTTCGGCAGGTTTGGAGTAGCGCCCGAAGGTGAGAGCGGGATTCCAGCGATAGAGTCGGAAAATGGGTGCGTCGCCATGTCGGTAACTGCGCAGCAACGCTTCATCGACCGCCATGTTCCATCCGCCGAAAGACTCCTCTTCCACGATCACTCTCCATTTTTGCAACTTTAAAAATCCTTTTAATCCGAATTTTAACTTTCGTTAACCGTTTTGTATTATACTACGAAAGAGTGAATGAAAGTTGCCTCGTCGGTGAAATCGATGAGAAGGAGGAGAGACGATGGAAGAGAATTGGATAGAGAAAGATATCGAAAAGTTGCCCGTGCGGCCCAATCTGGTGGACTATGAAGAGACCTGCAGAACTTTCTCGTGGGACGAGGTAGGAAAAAAGTTCGATGGACTTCCCTCCGGCGGGCTCAACATCGCCCACGAGGCGATCGATCGCCACGCCGACGGCCCGCTGAAAGAGAAAACGGCGCTGATCTGGCACGGCAAGAGCGGCGAGAGAAAAACCTACACTTACGCCGACCTGAAAAAAAAGACCAACCGCTTCGCCAACGTCCTCAAAAAGCTCGATTTCGAAAAGGGCGAGCGGGTTTTCATCCTCTCCCCGAGGGTGCCCGAGCTCTACATCGCGGTGATGGGGATTTTGAAAAACCGCAGCGTCATGTGCCCACTCTTCGCGCAGTTCGGTCCCGAGCCGATCTTCCAGCGGATGGAGGGGGGTGATGCGAAGGGACTGATGACGACCGAGCGGCTCTACGACAAGAAGGTGGCCCAGATCGCCGACAGACTACCCGCTTTGAAATATGTCCTGTTGATCGATGCCGAGACCCACAGAGACGAGAGGGTCCTTTCGCTGCCCCGGCTGATGGAAGAGGCGTCCGAGGATTTTAAAATCGGCCCCACCGACGAGGAGGATATGGCGCTGCTGCACTTCACCAGCGGCACGACGGGAAAACCCAAAGGGGTCATCCACGTCCACAAGGCGATCTACACCCACTGGGTGACCGGCTACTACGTGCTCGACTTCCACCCCGACGATATCTTCTGGTGCACAGCCGACCCGGGATGGGTCACCGGTACCTCCTACGGCATCATCGCCCCGTGGCTGCACGGCATCACCAATATCGTCGACGAGGCGGAGTTCAATGCCGAGCGGTGGTTCAAAATCCTCCAAGACGAGAAGGTCAACGTCTGGTACACCGCCCCCACGGCGATCCGACGGCTGATGCGCCTGGATGTCGAACCGCTGAAAGCGTACGATCTGTCGAATCTGCGCCTCATCCAGAGTGTCGGTGAACCTCTCAATCCCGAAGCGGTTCGCTGGGGGATGGAAAAACTCAAACTGCCGATCCACGACAACTGGTGGCAGACGGAGACGGGCGGCATCATGATCGCCAACTACATTTCCCAGACGATCCGACCCGGCTCGATGGGGCGGCCGCTGCCGGGGATCGAGGCGGCGATCGTGCGGCGAAACGACGATGGCACCGCCACCGTCGTCACCGAACCGGGCAAAGAGGGGGATCTGGCGCTTAGGCCCGGATGGCCTTCGATGTTCAGAGGCTACCTGCACAACGAAGAGAAGTACAGAAAATCGTTCGTGGGTGGCTGGTACATCTCGGGCGATCTGGCCTACCGGGATGAAGATGGCTACTTCTGGTTCGTGGGCCGGGCCGACGACATCATCAAAACCTCGGGCCACATGGTGGGCCCCTTCGAAGTCGAAAGCGCCCTGATGGAGCATCCGGCCGTCGCGGAGGTGGGGGTCATCGGGAAACCCGATCCGGTGATCGGACAGCTGGTGAAAGCTTTCGTCTCTTTGAAAAAGGGGTACGAGCCCAGCGAAGAGCTGAAACGTGAGCTACTCGCCTTCGGGCGCAAGAAGCTGGGGGTCGCCGTTGCGCCCAAGGAGATCGAATTCATGGAGAACCTTCCCAAAACGCGCAGCGGAAAGATCATGCGGCGTCTGCTCAAGGCGATGGAGCTGGGGCTCCCCCTGGGTGACACGTCGACGCTGGAAAAGTAAAGCCGACGTTACGCAAAAACTTCGTTTTGGCTGAACGTCATCTCGAAAACGAATGTTTTCGAAACTTCAGGGGGCAGGCTCGGAACCGTAGGTGATGTGTGAAACACCACCGCAGGCAGTCCCCGCCAAAATATGAGCTTCGCTCATGATTTGCATGACATTAGTAGAAAGGATCGAAGATGAGTCTGACGATAAAAGAGGCGAAAAAGCTCTACCGCGACATGCTGCTGATCCGGCGTTTCGAGGAGAAGGCGGCGGAGCTCTACACCGAAGAGAAGATCCGCGGATTTTTGCATCTATATATCGGCGAGGAGGCGGTCGCTACGGGGATCATGGCTACACTGAAGCCCGAAGACGGCGTCGTCGCCACCTACCGCGAACACGGCCACGCCCTCGTCAAGGGGATCGAACCGCAAAAGGTGATGGCCGAACTCTACGGCAAAATCGACGGCTGCTCCCGGGGGCGGGGCGGGTCGATGCACCTTTTCGACAAGGAGAAGAACTTCTACGGCGGTTACGCCATCGTCGGCGGCGGACTGCCTCTGGCGGTGGGGATCGCCCTGGCGGACAAGCGGCTGGGCCGCGAGCGGGTGACGGTCTGCTTCTTCGGCGACGGCGCCGTGGCCGAGGGGGAGTTTCACGAATCCCTCAACCTCGCGGCGCTGTGGAATCTGCCTGTGCTTTTCGTCTGCGAAAACAACCTTTACGGGATGGGAACGCGGCTGGAGCTGGCGGAATCGGAGCCCGACATCGCCAAGAAGGCCGAAAGCTACCGGATCGAATCGCACAGAGTCGACGGGATGGATGTGCTGAAGGTTCACGAGGCGGCCCGCAAAGCCCTCTCCCATGTCCGATCCGGCAAGGGGCCCGTCTTTCTGGAGTGCCAGACCTACCGTTTCCGTGCCCACTCGATGTTCGACGCCGAGCTCTACCGGAGCAAGGAGGAGGTGGAGGAGTGGAAGAAGAAAGACCCGCTGCTGGTGTTCAGGAAACGGAGCGAGGAGCTGGAGATATGGGAGAAGATCGGTGCCGACGCGATCGAAAAAGAGGTGGAGAAGATCATCGCCGACGCCGTCGATTTCGCCGAGAAGAGCGGATGGGAGCCGGTGGATGAGCTGACGAAGTATGTCTATAGCGAGGAGGTGCCGTCATGAAAAAGGAGATCACCTACCGCGAAGCGGTGCGCATCGCGATCGATACCGCGATGGAGAAGGACGAGCGGGTCTTTCTGGCCGGCGAAGATGTGGGGCGCTACGGCGGAAGCTACGCCGTGAGCATGGGGCTGCTGGAAAAGTACGGCTCCGAGAGGATCGTCGACACCCCCCTGTGCGAATCGGGATTCACCGGCATGGGAATCGGGGCGGCGATGAACGGGATGCGTCCGATCGTCGAGATCATGACCTGCAATTTCAGCCTTCTGGCGCTCGATCAGATCGTGAACAACGCCGCCCACCTGCTGCATATGTCGGGCGGCCAGTTCAACGTGCCCCTGGTGATCCGCATGGCCACGGGCGCGGGCAAGCAGCTGGCGGCCCAGCACTCCCACTCCTTCGAGGGGTGGTACGCCCACATCCCCGGCATCAAGGTGCTGACCCCCGCGACGGTGCAGGATGCCCACGACATGGTGGGTCTGGCCCTCGACGATCCCGATCCGGTGCTGATCTTCGAAAACGCGCTGCTCTACAACCGAAAGGGGCCCTTTGACTCCGCGGCGAAGCCGCTGCCGATCGGGAAGGCGAAAGTGATGCGCGAGGGGAACAATCTGAGCATCTTCGCCTACGGCATCAACCTCTTCAAAGCCCTCGACGCCGCCGAGGAGCTGGCCAAAGAGGGGATCGAAGCGGAGGTGGTCGATCTGCGCTCGCTCAGGCCGCTGGACGACGAGACGATCGTCGCCTCGGTGGCGAAGACCCACCGGGTGCTGATCGTCGACGAAGGATGGCGCAGCGGCAGTATTTCGGCCGAAATCATGGCACGAATCAACGAAAAGGCCTTCTACGAGCTCGACGCCCCGATGGCGCGGGTCTGCACCGAAGAGGTGCCGATCCCTTATCCGAGGCACTTGGAGGAGGCGGCGATCCCCAGCGCCGAGAAGGTGGCCGCCGCGGTCCGAACTTTGATGAAGGAGGCGTAGATGATCTACAAGATGCCGAGTCTGGGCGCGGACATGGAGTCGGGGATTCTCGCCGAGTGGAAAGTCAAAGAGGGCGACCGCCTCAAAAAAGGCGACGTCATCGCCGACATCGAAACGAGCAAGGGGATCATAGAAGCCGAAATCTACGAGGACGGCACGGTCGAAAAGATCGTGGGAAAAGAGGGGACGGAGTATCCCGTCGGCACGCCGCTGGCGGTCGTGCGGACCGAAAAGGACGACGACGAAACGATCCGAAAGGAGTTGGCGGAGGTCGAAGCCGCGGCGGGCGGGGAGGCTCCGAAAGAGGAGGGGGCGGCCGAAACGGTGTTTCCCTCTTCGGAAAAAGAGGAGCAGACGGCATCCGCGCCCAAAAGCGCCGCGGAGGAGATTTTCGGGGCGATCGCCGAAACGAAGGACGAAGCGGTGCAGGAGGTCGGCCGCATCCGTGCGACGCCGCTGGCAAGAAAACGGGCCAGAGAGCTCGGGATCGATCTGAAGGAGCTCGCGAAGCGTGTGCGGGGCAAGATCAGCGCCCGCGACGTGGAAGAGGTGGCCAGACAACTCTTTAAACCGGGTGCGGCGAAACCCGACGCGATGCGGATGGCGATCGCCGCGGCGATGAGCCGCTCCAATGCCGAAATTCCTCACTACTATCTTTCGACGCCGATCGACATGACCTCTGCGCTTTCGTGGCTCAGGGATCTCAACGCGAAGCGGTCGATCAAAGATCGCATCCTCCCTGCCGCCCTGATGATCCGCGCCGTGGTCGAAGCGCTGAAAGAGGTCCCGGAGCTCAACGGATTCTGGAAAGAGGGGCCGGTGCCCAGCGAAGCGATCCATCCGGGTATCGCCATCGCAAGGCGGGAGGGAGGGCTCATCACGCCGGCGATGATCGACGCCCACAAAATGAACCTGGACGAGACGATGCAGGCGCTGAGCGACTTGATCACCCGAACCCGCGGCGGTAAGCTGACGAGTTCCCAGATGACGGAACAAACTGTCACGATCACCAATCTCGGCGATCTGGGCGTCGAAAAGGTTTTCGGCGTCATCTACCCGCCGCAGGTGGCACTGATCGGGTTTGGACGCATCATGGAGAGGCCCTGGGCGGTGGGTGACGCCATCGCCGTCAGGAAGGTGGTGGAAGCTTCGATCGCCGGCGACCATCGGGCCACCGACGGAAGAACCGGCGCTCTGTTTCTCGCCAAACTCGACAAAATATTGCAAAATCCGGAGGAACTGCTATGACGAAAGAGGAGATCAAAAAAACGATCGTCGAGGCGATTTATGAAATCGCACCTGAACACGAAGGCGAGGAGATTCCTGAAAAAGAGAATCTTCAGGAATCTCTGGAGATCGATTCCTACGATTTTCTGAACCTGCTGACGGCGCTGGCGGAGAAACTGGGTGTGGAAGTGCCGGAAGAGGATTACGGAAAGGTCGATACCCTCGAACATATGGTCGACTATTTCTCGAATCATATGAAATAATATTAAGGAGGAGAAGATGGGAACCTATACGGATAAACTGCAAGAGATCAAGGCGCTGGTGGAGCGGCTTCAGAAAGAGGCGCCCGAACAGATGGAAGCGTTTCACAAGTTCATGTTCGCCGTCGAAAAGCCGGGAGCGCTCGATACGAAGGCCAAAGAGCTGGTCAACGTGGGGCTGGCGGTGGCGGCGCAGTGCGAGTGGTGCATCTCGCTCCATGTCAAAGGCGCGCTGGATGCGGGAGCGAAGAGGGAGGAGATCATCGACGCGGCGATGCAGGCGGTGCTGATGCACGGCGGACCCGCGCTGATGTATATGATACCTGTGGAAAAAGCGCTCGACGAATTCACGGCGAAATAGTGCGATGAGCGACGCAGCAGCTTATCCGCAGAGCGAGAAGTTCACACCCGAAGCGTGGGATTTGCTTATCCGCTACCAACTCTCACCGGATCTGTTCGCAACGATCAAGAGGGTGGGGGAGGCGGATGTCCGCGACTATATTCAAAGCCACGGTGTGCCCCTTCCGAAACCTTTGACTCCCATTCGGCGGGCGATCATCGAACATGTCGTCGAAGCGGCGAAGAAACCGGTCTTTCACATCTACGACGGTATTGACGCCACGTTGATCCGGGCCTACGAGACGAAGGAGCTGACGGTCACCGTCTGGATCCTCAAACTCGTCGCCGAAGCGATGATGAAACATCCCGAGACCCGAACGACTCTTGGCGCCGACACGTTCCAGGTGTGGCCCAACGCTTCCATCGCATTGGCGATGGCCCACGGCGAAGCCCTCTATATGCCGGTCTTCAGGGATGTCGATACCAAGAGCGTCCAGCAGATCGCCGACGAGCTGGCGAATTACAAAGAGCGGGTACGCAGGGGGAGGGTGCTGGCCTCCCACCTGGTGGGTTCGACCTTCGGTATATCGAACCTGGGGATGACGGGAATCGATCGGTTTGATGCGTTGATCAACAAAAACGATACGGGCATCGCCGCCATCGGCGGCGAAACGCAGGGACGAATCAGTGTCACACTGACGATCGACCACCGCTTCATCAACGGCTGGCAGGCAGCGGAATTCATGCAGACGCTCAAAAAACTGGCGGAAGATCCGACGTTGTTCAAATGATCATACCGCTTTCGTCCGCAAGACGAAACAGAAAGGATTTTAGATGAAAGCCAAAGCTGACGAAACGACGCGTGTTTATCTGATAGGAAGCGGAATCGCGAATCTGGCGGCCGCTTTCTATCTCATCGAAGATGCAGGAGTGGACCCGCAGCGTATCACGATCTACGAACAGTGGGACATCGCTGGAGGCGCGCTGGACGGATCGGGGGATCCCGAACATGGCTATCTGATACGCGGTGGGCGGATGCACGAAAAGCACTACCACTGCTACTGGGACCTGCTTTCTCACATTCCCTCCTACGACGATCCCGACGTAACCGTCTACGAAGAGACGATAGAGTTCAACGAGCGGTATGTCTCCGACAATCATGCGAGACTTCTGAAAGAGGGAAAACGGGTCGATCTGAGAAGCTACAGGCTCAGTCTTCAGGATCAGTTCGACATGACGAAACTTCTCTTCACCCCCGAGAGCGAATTGCAGCGGCTGCGGATCGAGGATTGGTTCAGTGGGGAGTTTTTTCAGACGAACTACTGGCTGATCTTCACCAGCATGTTCGCTTTCCAGAAATGGAGCTCCTTGATGGAAGCGCGTCGCTATATGCTGCGATTCATGCATCTCATGCCCGGAATGAAGCGGTTGCAGGGGATTCTGCGGACCAAGTACAACCAGTACCACTCCGTGGTGGTTCCCCTGCAGCAGTGGCTCGGCGACAAAGGTGTACGGTTCGAATTAAAAACGAGGGTCGTCGATATCGATTTTGATCTGGGCGATGGGAAAAAACGGGCGACACATCTGCATCTGGTCACGAACGGGGAGAGCCGCACACTGGAAGTGGGAGAGAAGGATTACTGTTTCCTCATCAACGGTTCCATCGTTGACGCCCCCGACGAAGGGGATCTGAAAACCCCAGCCAGACTCAAAGGGGTGGAGGATTCTGGTTCGTGGAGTCTGTGGAAGAAGATCGCGGCCAAAGATCCCGATTTCGGAAACCCGGATGTTTTCTGCGGCGATATCGACCGCTCCAAATGGTACTCCTATACCGTGACCCTGCGTGACCGCACGTTCCATGACTATATGGAGGATTTCACGGGCAATCTCAACGGTACCGGCGGACTGATCACGCTGACCGATTCCAACTGGCTCATGTCCATCGTTATCGCCAGGCAGCCCCATTTCCCGGACCAGCCAAACGACGTCAAGGTCTTCTGGGGCTACGGGCTCTATGTGGACCGCGTCGGCAACAAGGTCAAAAAACCGATGAGTGAATGTACCGGCGAAGAGATTCTGCGGGAGCTCTGGTACCATCTGAAGATCGAGGAGATGATGGAGCCGATCATGCAGTCGGAGAGACTGGTCAACTGCATTCCGGTGGCGATGCCTTTCATCGACAGCCTCTTCATGCCGAGAGCCTTCGGCGACCGCCCCGCGGTGTTGCCGGAAGGGACGGAGAATTTCGCTTTTCTCGGGCAGTTCACGGAGGTGAAAGATGATTGCGTCTTTACCGTGGAGTATTCGGTGCGTACGGCCCAAATGGCGGTCTTTGGTCTCTTCGACTGTGGCAAGGAGCCTCTGCCGGTCTACGTGGGTGCCCACAATCCCATCGCGATGATGAAAGCGGCGGCGGCGATCGCGGAATAGGAGAGAATCGAGATGGAGTACGATTACGATATCGTTTTTTTGGGCGGCGGCCTCAACTATGCGGGTGCCGTCGTGGCCTCGAAGGCGAGGCTGAAGTGTGCACTGGTGGAGAAAAACCCGGCGCATCTTGGTGGGACATGTCTGCACAACGGCTGTATCCCTTCCAAAATGTACCTGGCGGCCGCCGATACGGTGCGGGCGTCGAAAAAAGCGCATTTCAGTGGGTCGCTTTCGCTCGATATGGCGAAACTGGACGAAGAGAAGGAAGCGCTTCTGGCGCGGGCGACGAAAGCGATCATGAAGCAGTGCGAAAATGTGGAGATCGTCGAGGGGGAGGGCGTCCTGACGGCGCCGCACACCATAGAAGCAGACGGTAAAACCGTCACGGGAAGGTATGTGATCATCGGAACCGGTTCGCGCCCTTTCATTCCGGAGGGGATCGTTTACGACAGCCATTCGGTCATCACCAGCGACGAAGTTCTCAATATGCGGGAGTTTCCGGAAAGGATCGCCATCTACGGAGATGGTGCCATCGGGTTGGAAATGGCGAGCTTTTTCGCTTCCGTCGGTGTGGAGACGGAGCTAATCTGGCGCCACGACACGCTGCTGCGAAAAGCGCACCCGAAGATTTCGGAAAACGCCATGAAACAGATGGAGGCACTCGGCGTGACGCTGCTGCCCGACCACTCCATCGAAACGGCCAAAAAGGCGAAAAAGGGCGTGCACATCCGTTTTTCCGACGGATCGGAACACCATGTACCCAAACTCCTGGTCGCCACGGGACGCCGCCCCAACGTGGAAGCGGTTCGTAACGATGCCGTCGCTGTGGACAAACGCGGCATCGTTACCGACGAACATTTCGAAACGACCTGCAAAGACCATTATGCCGTCGGAGATTGCAACGGCAAACTTCAGCTCGCCCATGCGGCGAGGGCGGAAGTGCTCTATGTCGTCAGGCAGATTCTGGGCGAAAAACCGGAGCCTCTGAATCTGAATCATGTCGTGAAGTTCATCCATACCCTCCCATGCTCCTACGCGGTCGTGGGGGAAACCCGAAGCGAACTGGAAAAACGGGGCGTGGAGTACAAAGAGAGTGTCGTACCGTTGTCGGGGCTACCGTTTCCTCACACCCACGACGGAGACCTGGGCGTCATGGTGGTCTACGCCGACGAAGATAGGTTCATCATGGGCGGAGAGGTTTTCTGCCCGGGTGCCGAAGAGATCATTGCCGTCGTTTCGATGGCTCTGGCTGGGGAGATGGACGTAAAGCTGGCCAGGCGCACCATTCTCGCCCATCCGACTTTTTCCGAATCTCTCGAAAGGGCATTCGATCGGCTATGATATGAAATGGATGGAGGTTCGTCTCGTATTTTGTCTACAACATGGAAAAATGATTTGATATAAGGATTTGAAATGGCGATTTTGCAATCGTTCGGAGCGGCCGAAGTGGTAACGGGCTCTTGTCATTTGCTCCGTATGGAGAAGGGACCGACGATTCTCGTGGATTGCGGTATGTTTCAAGGCACTGTTGAGGAGAGAAACTTCGAACCCTTCGGATTCGATCCAAAAAAGGTGGACATTCTACTAGTTACCCACGCGCACCTTGACCATGTAGGACGGATTCCGAAATTGGTGAAAGAGGGGTTCCAGGGGCGCATCGTGACACTTAAATCGACGATGGAACTCGCGGAAGTTGTGATGCTCGATAGCGCCCATCTGATGCTCGAAGAGTATGAAACTCGTTATCGCAAAGCTCAGCGACGGGGTGCGGAAGCGAGTGTACGACAACCGCTCTATACACCCGATGACGTTCAGTTGGTGTATGATCTGCCAATGGTGTTCGTGGAGTACGATAAACCGATGGAGATCGCAAAAGGTATCGTGGCTACTTTCCGAAATGCGGGGCACATTCTCGATTCGGCCACGATCGAACTGGATATCTATGAGAACGGTATGGAGAAAAAAGTCGTTTTCAGTGGCGATCTAGGCAACCATAACGATATGGTGATGCGAAATCCCGAATATGTCGAAAAAGCCGATACCCTTTTTATCGAGTCGACCTACGGTGATCGTAACCACAAAGGGATCGCAGAGAGTGTTGAAGAGTTTAAAAAAATCGTCGTCGATACACTGTTGAATCAGGGGAATGTGCTCATTCCCTCTTTCGCCATCGAAAGGACCCAGGAGATTCTCTGTCTATTGAAACGGATGTATGATGAGAAAAAGCTTCCGCAGTGCCGTATCTTTCTCGATTCTCCGATGGCCATTCGCGCTACAAGACTCTATGACGAATATCATGAGGAGTTGAGCCGGGAGTGCAACGACTATCTCAAACGCGACGGCACGATTTTCGAGTTTCCCTGGGTCGAATATACTTCCAAACCAGAAGAGTCCAAGAAGATCAACGAGATCGAGAGCGGATGCATCATCATCGCCGGAAGTGGTATGTGTACAGGCGGACGGATTCTCCACCATTTCAAACACCGTCTCTGGAACGAAAAGAACGCTCTTCTTTTTGTTGGATATCAAGCCGAAGGAACCCTGGGACGGCGCATCGTGAATGGTGAAAGACATCTTCGTATTTACCATGAAGAGGTAGTGGTACGTGCGAGTATACATACAATCAACGGATTTTCGGCTCATGCCGACCAGAGCGAGCTGATCGATTGGATGCGGAGATTCGAACGGCTAGACAAGATTTTCCTGATCCACGGCGAATACGATAAACAGAAGATTTTTAAAAGTGCGATCGCCGAAAAACTCGCCAAAAAGGCGCATATCGTCGAAC
Coding sequences:
- the glgB gene encoding 1,4-alpha-glucan branching protein GlgB, whose protein sequence is MRETMNPIHYDVTRFSDMDIYLFKEGTHVKLYDKMGSHLMERKGRGGVYFAVWAPNAAMVSVVADFNGYDAAAHPLKLREDGSGIWEGFVEGAEIGQTYKYHIVSKMDGRTFEKADPYAKYAEKPPHSASRIWKIDDYRWNDEVWMDLRKDHNAHDKPISIYELHLGSWRRKVEEENRPLTYVEAANELATYLIQMNYTHVEIMPITEYPFEGSWGYQVTGYFAPTARYGTPQEFMQFVDIMHAHEIGVIMDWVPSHFVTDGHGLINFDGTCLYEHEDPRLGYHPEWSSAIFNYGRNEVRAFLISSAMYWLEKYHIDGIRVDAVASMLYLNYARKDGEWLPNKYGGNENLDAIDFLKQLNETVYGAYQDIVMIAEESTAYPMVTRPVYLGGLGFGFKWNMGWMHDTLKYFKLDPIHRQHHHHQITFSMWYAFDENFVLPLSHDEVVHMKGSLINKMPGDENQKFANLRALFAYMTAHPGKKLLFMGGEFGQWREWNYKESLDWHLLEKPCHRGLQKLVSDLNGLYRSERALHLYDEKHAGFEWIDANDYQHNVLSFIRKSDIDEETILVVCNFADTVYENYRVGVPFSGLWKEIFNSQYKTYEGWDITNPEPIHTDPIEAHGREHSLSLRLPALGVSYFKLI
- the lipA gene encoding lipoyl synthase; its protein translation is MEKNLQKKPEWLQKKITPSMMREVETMIAGSGLHTICQEALCPNIAECFSKRVATFLILGHLCTRGCTFCNVTKKRPLPPDPDEPQRVAETVGQMGLRHVVVTSPTRDDLPDGGAGHFGQTVKAIKTLDPTIVVEILVPDFHEDEKAIETAARSGAEIVGHNIETIPRLYHIRKGADYERSLRVLKNLSSANPDIATKSGIMLGLGERKEEVLETMEDILKTGCRLLSIGQYLAPSRRHTPVVEFVEPALFDFYRQAGMAMGYRYIKSSPYTRSSYMAHEYLQTSQTFSY
- a CDS encoding lipoate--protein ligase family protein: MQKWRVIVEEESFGGWNMAVDEALLRSYRHGDAPIFRLYRWNPALTFGRYSKPAEALDLDSMKKYGVEGVRRITGGGILVHGGDISYSIVLPAAFAKRHGVKESYRLLCQFLIRFYEKLGLPAGFAAQEGLPERRSPICLAGREAYDIVVGERKIGGNAQRHTRTAMLQHGSIPLRYDKERFETLFAEASGFGESLSLETLGVVRCDEDLTPLLIEAFGKAMDADLFEDTMQREEEDLADRLFETKYKTAEWNIDGKEPSEKA
- the acsA gene encoding acetate--CoA ligase; its protein translation is MEENWIEKDIEKLPVRPNLVDYEETCRTFSWDEVGKKFDGLPSGGLNIAHEAIDRHADGPLKEKTALIWHGKSGERKTYTYADLKKKTNRFANVLKKLDFEKGERVFILSPRVPELYIAVMGILKNRSVMCPLFAQFGPEPIFQRMEGGDAKGLMTTERLYDKKVAQIADRLPALKYVLLIDAETHRDERVLSLPRLMEEASEDFKIGPTDEEDMALLHFTSGTTGKPKGVIHVHKAIYTHWVTGYYVLDFHPDDIFWCTADPGWVTGTSYGIIAPWLHGITNIVDEAEFNAERWFKILQDEKVNVWYTAPTAIRRLMRLDVEPLKAYDLSNLRLIQSVGEPLNPEAVRWGMEKLKLPIHDNWWQTETGGIMIANYISQTIRPGSMGRPLPGIEAAIVRRNDDGTATVVTEPGKEGDLALRPGWPSMFRGYLHNEEKYRKSFVGGWYISGDLAYRDEDGYFWFVGRADDIIKTSGHMVGPFEVESALMEHPAVAEVGVIGKPDPVIGQLVKAFVSLKKGYEPSEELKRELLAFGRKKLGVAVAPKEIEFMENLPKTRSGKIMRRLLKAMELGLPLGDTSTLEK